A genomic stretch from Achromobacter spanius includes:
- a CDS encoding D-alanyl-D-alanine carboxypeptidase family protein, which produces MKKLPYSVHSPVVFTRRLVTGAVLSAMLAASMPAWSQQAPAATPAAAGATAPAPTASGAVPVGDVSAVPAPTIAAKAWIVIDVNSGQTLAASNPDMKVEPASLTKIMTAYVVFNALEEKRLTLEQTVPVSEHAWRTGGSRMFIEPRKPVTVDELNQGMIVQSGNDASVALAEAVGGSESAFAALMNQEAERLGMKNTHFMNSTGLPDPQHVTSTRDLATLSAHLITDHPDYFHYYKQKSYTYNKITQPNRNRLLWADPSVDGMKTGHTESAGYCLVSTAVRGDRRILVVVVGTDSEATRAEESLKLLNWSFQNFDTVKLFDKSQPGIDARVWEGTADNVKLGPPNPVSIAVPRGKAGDLKPVAQRTDPLIAPLAKGQQVGTLQFTLDGKVLRTEPLVVQDAVERAGFFGRMVDTVKRWFQ; this is translated from the coding sequence ATGAAGAAATTGCCTTATTCCGTTCACTCTCCCGTTGTCTTTACCCGCCGCCTGGTTACAGGCGCTGTGTTGTCGGCGATGCTTGCGGCCTCGATGCCCGCCTGGTCGCAACAGGCGCCCGCCGCCACGCCGGCCGCGGCCGGCGCTACGGCACCGGCTCCTACGGCCTCGGGCGCGGTGCCGGTGGGTGATGTGTCAGCGGTTCCGGCGCCCACCATCGCGGCGAAGGCTTGGATCGTCATCGACGTGAACAGCGGCCAGACCTTGGCCGCGTCCAACCCCGACATGAAGGTCGAGCCGGCATCGCTGACCAAGATCATGACGGCCTATGTCGTGTTCAACGCACTGGAAGAAAAACGCCTGACGCTGGAGCAGACGGTGCCGGTGTCCGAGCACGCCTGGCGCACGGGCGGTTCGCGCATGTTCATCGAACCGCGCAAACCCGTCACGGTCGACGAACTGAATCAAGGCATGATCGTGCAGTCCGGCAACGACGCCTCCGTGGCGCTGGCCGAAGCCGTGGGCGGCAGCGAATCCGCCTTCGCCGCGCTGATGAACCAGGAAGCCGAGCGCCTGGGCATGAAGAACACTCACTTCATGAACTCGACCGGTTTGCCGGATCCGCAGCACGTGACGTCCACGCGCGACCTGGCCACCTTGTCGGCGCATCTGATCACCGATCATCCCGACTACTTCCACTACTACAAGCAGAAGAGCTACACGTACAACAAGATCACGCAGCCGAACCGCAACCGCCTGCTGTGGGCCGACCCGTCGGTGGACGGCATGAAGACGGGCCATACCGAATCGGCCGGCTATTGCCTGGTGTCGACCGCGGTGCGCGGCGACCGCCGCATCCTGGTGGTGGTGGTGGGTACCGACAGCGAAGCCACGCGCGCCGAAGAAAGCCTGAAGCTCTTGAACTGGAGCTTCCAGAACTTCGATACCGTGAAGCTGTTCGACAAGAGCCAACCCGGTATCGATGCCCGCGTCTGGGAAGGCACGGCTGACAACGTCAAGCTGGGTCCCCCGAACCCGGTGTCGATTGCGGTGCCGCGCGGCAAGGCCGGTGATTTGAAGCCGGTGGCCCAGCGCACCGATCCGCTGATCGCCCCGCTGGCCAAGGGCCAACAGGTGGGCACGCTGCAATTCACGCTGGATGGCAAGGTGCTGCGCACCGAACCGCTGGTGGTGCAGGATGCCGTGGAACGCGCGGGCTTCTTTGGCCGCATGGTCGACACCGTGAAGCGCTGGTTCCAATAA
- the rfbB gene encoding dTDP-glucose 4,6-dehydratase — MSILVTGGAGFIGSNFVLDWLAHSDEPVVTLDKLTYAGNLDNLAPVASDPRHRFVYGDIADQATVRELLGTHRPRAVINFAAETHVDRSIADPGAFVQANVLGTCHLLETTRSYWSALDSADKNGFRFVHISTDEVYGSLDENGSPFTEQTPYAPNSPYSASKAASDHFVRAYHQTYGLPVLTSNCSNNYGPRQFPEKLIPLIIHHAFTGKPLPLYGDGLQRRDWLYVSDHCDAIRRILEAGTPGATYNVGGWNEMTNLELVRGLCGLLDELRPRADGRPYADQIVHVPDRAGHDRRYAVDASRLQRELGWMPTETFDSGIRKTVQWYLHETQWVANVASGAYRRHPTTLGGS, encoded by the coding sequence ATGAGCATTCTCGTCACCGGCGGCGCCGGCTTCATCGGGTCCAATTTCGTCCTGGACTGGCTCGCGCACAGCGACGAACCCGTCGTCACGCTGGACAAATTGACCTACGCCGGTAATCTGGATAACTTGGCGCCCGTGGCCAGCGACCCGCGCCATCGTTTCGTCTACGGCGATATCGCCGATCAAGCAACCGTGCGGGAATTGCTGGGAACGCATCGTCCCCGTGCCGTGATCAATTTCGCCGCCGAAACCCATGTCGACCGGTCCATCGCCGATCCGGGCGCGTTCGTTCAGGCCAACGTGCTGGGCACCTGCCATTTGCTGGAAACAACGCGCAGCTATTGGTCTGCGCTTGATTCGGCAGATAAGAACGGCTTTCGCTTTGTGCATATATCGACCGACGAGGTCTATGGGTCGCTGGACGAGAATGGCTCGCCCTTCACCGAACAGACCCCCTACGCGCCCAACAGCCCATACTCCGCCAGTAAAGCGGCCAGCGACCATTTCGTGCGGGCTTACCACCAGACCTACGGCCTGCCGGTGCTGACGTCCAATTGCTCCAATAACTATGGTCCTCGGCAATTCCCGGAAAAGTTGATTCCGCTGATCATCCACCATGCCTTCACCGGCAAGCCCCTGCCCCTCTACGGCGATGGCCTTCAACGACGTGACTGGCTGTACGTGTCTGACCATTGCGACGCCATTCGCCGGATACTGGAAGCTGGCACGCCCGGCGCCACGTACAACGTAGGCGGCTGGAACGAAATGACCAATCTGGAGCTGGTCCGCGGGCTTTGCGGGCTGCTGGACGAATTGCGACCGCGAGCCGATGGCAGGCCATACGCAGATCAAATCGTCCATGTCCCCGATCGCGCGGGTCATGACCGCCGTTATGCGGTGGACGCGTCGCGGCTACAGCGCGAATTGGGCTGGATGCCCACGGAAACCTTCGATTCAGGTATCCGAAAAACGGTGCAGTGGTATTTGCACGAAACACAATGGGTGGCAAACGTCGCCAGCGGCGCTTACCGTAGGCATCCGACGACTCTCGGCGGGAGCTAG
- a CDS encoding YbeD family protein, translating into MHIPPEESLIEYPSDFPIKVMGKQHPEFAQTLTDVVLQFDPGFDAATVEMRPSKGGNYMGLTFIVRATSREQLDNLYKALHGHPMVSIVL; encoded by the coding sequence ATGCATATTCCGCCCGAAGAATCGCTTATTGAATATCCCAGCGACTTTCCCATCAAGGTCATGGGCAAGCAGCATCCCGAATTCGCCCAGACGCTGACTGACGTCGTGCTGCAATTCGACCCCGGTTTTGACGCCGCCACGGTCGAGATGCGGCCCAGCAAAGGCGGCAACTACATGGGCCTGACGTTCATCGTGCGCGCCACCTCGCGCGAGCAATTGGACAACCTGTACAAGGCCCTGCACGGCCATCCGATGGTGTCCATCGTTCTGTAA
- the rfbD gene encoding dTDP-4-dehydrorhamnose reductase — protein MKILLLGKNGQIGRELRHALPALGEVVSLGREDIDLRDQDALRITLSSHQPDVIVNAAGYTAVDLAESHQNEAALLNTQAVTTLAHYAQDSGTLLVHYSTDYVFDGASTAAYTEADAPAPKNVYGATKLAGEAAIRAALCDALILRCSWVYAADGQNFPRTILRLARTRDQLDVVVDQVGAPTSAALIADVTLRAITARQRSLLASGIYHLSASGVTSWYAYARYLVAGAAARRIPLRLTPDGIRPITSADYNAAARRPHNSRLDSTLLATALGLQLADWTHGVEQILDQLSERAHHGGDLP, from the coding sequence GTGAAGATCCTATTGCTCGGCAAGAACGGGCAGATTGGCCGGGAATTGCGGCACGCCTTGCCCGCGTTGGGTGAAGTAGTGTCCCTGGGCCGCGAAGATATCGATCTGCGCGACCAGGACGCCTTACGCATAACGCTATCGTCCCATCAGCCCGATGTCATCGTGAATGCGGCGGGCTATACCGCCGTGGATCTGGCGGAATCGCATCAGAATGAAGCCGCACTGCTCAATACGCAGGCTGTCACCACGCTAGCGCACTACGCACAAGACTCGGGCACCCTGCTTGTTCACTATTCCACAGACTATGTGTTCGATGGCGCCAGCACAGCGGCCTATACGGAAGCCGACGCGCCGGCTCCTAAAAATGTCTATGGCGCCACCAAACTTGCGGGCGAAGCTGCCATCAGGGCCGCCCTGTGCGATGCGTTGATTCTTCGCTGTAGTTGGGTCTATGCAGCAGACGGCCAAAATTTTCCGCGCACGATATTGCGCCTCGCACGCACACGCGATCAATTGGATGTCGTCGTGGACCAGGTCGGCGCTCCAACATCCGCAGCGCTGATCGCGGACGTCACCCTCCGCGCCATCACGGCGCGTCAACGGTCGTTGCTGGCAAGCGGCATTTATCATCTGTCGGCAAGCGGCGTAACAAGCTGGTACGCCTACGCACGGTATCTGGTTGCCGGCGCGGCAGCGCGCAGGATTCCCCTGCGGCTCACACCAGACGGCATTCGACCCATCACCTCGGCAGACTACAACGCCGCGGCCAGACGCCCTCACAATTCCCGTTTGGACAGCACACTGCTTGCCACCGCACTGGGCCTGCAACTTGCGGATTGGACACACGGGGTCGAGCAAATATTGGATCAGCTTTCGGAACGCGCACACCACGGCGGAGACCTCCCATGA
- the lipA gene encoding lipoyl synthase: MSTLAESAVPPNESAAASATASATASATSEAVYDPTQKQKSQAKTARIPIKIVPAERLKKPEWIRVKAAAPGSRFYDIKRILREHNLHTVCEEASCPNIGECFGKGTATFMIMGDKCTRRCPFCDVGHGRPDPLDTKEPENLARTIAALKLSYVVITSVDRDDLRDGGAGHFVDCITHIRELSPTTRIEVLVPDFRGRLDRALTILNAGPPDVMNHNLETVPRLYKQARPGSDYMHSLKLLAEFKKLHPEVPTKSGLMLGLGETDEEILQVMRDMREHGVDMLTIGQYLQPSEHHLPVLRYVHPDTFKMFEREAYAMGFSHAAVGAMVRSSYHADEQAHAAGVN, translated from the coding sequence ATGTCTACGCTCGCTGAGTCCGCTGTTCCCCCGAATGAATCCGCCGCTGCATCCGCAACCGCTTCCGCCACGGCCTCGGCCACTTCGGAAGCCGTCTACGACCCCACCCAAAAGCAGAAGTCGCAGGCCAAGACGGCGCGCATTCCCATCAAGATCGTTCCGGCCGAACGCCTGAAGAAGCCCGAGTGGATCCGCGTGAAAGCCGCCGCGCCCGGCTCGCGCTTCTACGACATCAAGCGCATCCTGCGCGAACACAATCTGCACACGGTCTGCGAAGAAGCCTCTTGCCCGAACATCGGCGAATGCTTCGGCAAGGGCACCGCCACGTTCATGATCATGGGCGACAAGTGCACGCGCCGCTGCCCGTTCTGTGATGTGGGCCATGGCCGCCCCGACCCGCTGGACACCAAAGAACCCGAGAACCTCGCGCGCACCATTGCCGCGCTGAAGCTGTCGTACGTGGTCATCACCTCGGTGGACCGCGACGACCTGCGCGACGGCGGCGCCGGCCACTTCGTGGATTGCATCACGCACATCCGCGAACTGTCGCCCACCACCCGCATCGAAGTCCTGGTCCCCGACTTCCGCGGCCGCCTGGACCGCGCGCTGACCATCCTGAACGCCGGCCCCCCGGATGTGATGAACCACAACCTGGAAACCGTGCCGCGCTTGTACAAGCAGGCACGTCCGGGGTCTGATTACATGCACTCGTTGAAGCTGCTGGCAGAGTTTAAAAAACTGCACCCCGAAGTGCCCACCAAGTCAGGGCTGATGCTGGGGTTAGGTGAAACGGATGAGGAAATCCTGCAAGTGATGCGGGATATGCGCGAGCATGGCGTGGATATGCTGACGATCGGGCAGTATCTGCAACCGTCGGAGCATCATTTGCCGGTGCTGCGGTATGTGCACCCGGATACGTTCAAGATGTTTGAACGTGAGGCGTATGCGATGGGGTTCTCACATGCGGCGGTGGGCGCGATGGTGCGGTCTTCGTATCATGCGGATGAACAGGCGCATGCGGCTGGGGTGAATTGA
- a CDS encoding alpha/beta hydrolase — protein MSARSDTHAFTGPAGRIDCAVDWPAGTPRGWALVLHPHPLQGGARENKVVTTLSRACVQHGLVAVRPNFRGVGQSEGEFDKSVGETQDMLAVVAQMRELHPELADAPWVLAGFSFGTAVAAQTYAALAEAGDAVLPCALMLMGPAVNRFQSHEVQVPDDTLMVHGEEDEVVPLSEAMDWARPRSIPVVVVPGASHFFHGKLLVLRQLVQARLKVALD, from the coding sequence ATGTCCGCACGCTCTGATACTCACGCCTTCACCGGCCCCGCCGGCCGCATCGATTGCGCCGTCGATTGGCCTGCAGGCACGCCGCGAGGCTGGGCCCTGGTCCTGCACCCACATCCCTTGCAAGGCGGTGCGCGCGAAAACAAGGTCGTCACAACCCTGTCGCGCGCTTGCGTGCAGCATGGCCTGGTGGCGGTGCGCCCCAACTTCCGTGGCGTGGGTCAGTCGGAAGGCGAGTTCGACAAGTCGGTGGGCGAAACGCAGGACATGCTGGCGGTGGTGGCGCAAATGCGCGAACTGCATCCTGAACTGGCCGACGCGCCCTGGGTGCTGGCGGGCTTTTCGTTCGGCACCGCCGTTGCCGCGCAAACCTATGCCGCACTGGCCGAGGCGGGCGATGCGGTATTGCCTTGCGCGCTGATGCTGATGGGGCCGGCGGTCAACCGCTTTCAGTCCCATGAAGTGCAGGTGCCGGACGACACGCTGATGGTCCACGGCGAAGAAGACGAAGTGGTGCCGCTGTCGGAAGCGATGGATTGGGCGCGTCCGCGTTCGATTCCCGTTGTGGTGGTGCCCGGCGCATCTCATTTCTTTCACGGCAAGCTGCTGGTGCTGCGGCAACTGGTGCAAGCGCGGTTGAAAGTGGCGCTGGACTGA
- a CDS encoding substrate-binding domain-containing protein produces the protein MALLPPPRLVALIAPRLDAGPASRAIQACAQRLAPEGYFLTAGPWHDPAMLPQLAALRPAAALVIGPLDEPTLRAGLAALEIPVVETWSASAHPLDTAVVIDNEEAGRAAARHLAEKRHALVACISADNPWERARRQGFISAAAGLGLDRVADIVQPEVLQMNDGRMAFLRLLATNTIFDAVFCTSDLLAAAAVSEAHNRDLHVPQDLAVLGFTDDGSAAQWAQGLTTLGVDAEDLGRRAAQVLLDRLQGELAPGQHQTLDVTFEPRLST, from the coding sequence ATGGCCCTCCTCCCCCCGCCGCGCCTTGTCGCCCTGATCGCCCCCCGCCTGGACGCCGGACCCGCCAGCCGCGCCATTCAAGCGTGTGCGCAGCGCCTGGCGCCCGAGGGCTACTTCCTGACGGCAGGCCCTTGGCACGACCCGGCCATGCTGCCGCAGCTTGCCGCGCTGCGCCCGGCCGCGGCGCTAGTCATCGGTCCGCTGGACGAGCCGACATTGCGGGCCGGCTTGGCGGCGCTGGAAATACCGGTGGTGGAAACCTGGAGCGCCTCGGCGCATCCGCTGGACACCGCCGTGGTCATCGACAACGAAGAGGCCGGCCGGGCGGCGGCGCGTCATCTTGCTGAGAAGCGCCATGCGCTGGTGGCCTGCATCAGCGCCGACAACCCGTGGGAACGCGCGCGGCGCCAAGGCTTCATCAGTGCGGCGGCCGGGCTGGGGCTCGATCGGGTGGCGGATATCGTGCAGCCGGAAGTGCTGCAGATGAACGACGGCCGCATGGCATTCTTGCGCTTGCTGGCCACCAATACGATCTTTGACGCGGTCTTTTGCACGTCTGACCTGCTGGCGGCAGCCGCGGTGTCGGAAGCGCACAATCGTGACCTGCACGTGCCGCAAGATCTGGCAGTCCTGGGTTTTACGGACGACGGGAGCGCCGCGCAATGGGCGCAAGGGCTGACCACGCTTGGGGTAGATGCAGAAGATTTGGGCCGCCGTGCGGCGCAGGTGCTACTGGACCGCTTACAAGGTGAGCTGGCGCCCGGCCAACATCAAACGCTGGACGTAACCTTCGAACCTCGGCTAAGCACGTAG
- a CDS encoding tetratricopeptide repeat protein — translation MKTSYTAADVAATTPEQLAQLREGPPEPYAAWIGAAAELGLVEAQTIYGQMLLDGVGVARQPETALAWFKRAANADHPMAINMVGRCYENGWGVAADDTVAAYWFRLAADRGLDWGMYNYAHMLRAGRGGVTQNKAAALALYQQAAQTGHVKSIGVVGRFYEAGEVVEQDLDRAFDCYQRCAEGGDFRGMFHLGRLLLLRGKKEEAVQWLVQVPETATPAFLKEANTLLQDSGFPPLYEV, via the coding sequence GTGAAGACCTCTTACACGGCCGCCGATGTCGCCGCGACCACGCCGGAGCAACTGGCCCAGCTGCGCGAGGGCCCGCCGGAACCCTACGCCGCCTGGATCGGGGCCGCGGCCGAGCTTGGATTGGTCGAAGCGCAGACCATCTACGGCCAGATGCTGCTGGACGGCGTGGGCGTGGCGCGCCAGCCCGAAACCGCGCTGGCCTGGTTCAAGCGCGCCGCCAATGCCGATCATCCGATGGCCATCAATATGGTGGGCCGCTGCTACGAAAATGGCTGGGGCGTGGCGGCTGACGATACCGTCGCTGCATACTGGTTCAGGCTGGCCGCCGACCGTGGCCTGGATTGGGGCATGTACAACTACGCGCACATGCTGCGCGCCGGCCGGGGCGGTGTCACGCAAAACAAGGCCGCGGCACTGGCGCTTTACCAGCAAGCGGCGCAGACCGGCCATGTGAAATCCATCGGCGTGGTCGGCCGCTTCTACGAGGCGGGCGAGGTAGTCGAGCAAGACCTGGACCGCGCATTCGACTGCTACCAGCGTTGCGCCGAGGGCGGCGACTTTCGCGGCATGTTCCACCTGGGCCGACTATTGCTGCTGCGCGGCAAGAAAGAGGAAGCGGTGCAATGGCTGGTCCAAGTCCCAGAAACCGCCACCCCGGCATTCTTGAAAGAAGCGAATACGCTATTGCAAGACAGCGGCTTCCCCCCACTCTACGAGGTATAA
- the lipB gene encoding lipoyl(octanoyl) transferase LipB: MIKWLARPADYLPVWQDMQAYTSLRGADTPDEIWLCEHAPVYTLGQAGLPQHVLNPGNIPIVHCDRGGQVTYHGPGQVMAYALFDLRRVDMYVKEYVTLLEGAVIDTLTQHGVDGACRKPGAPGVYVPDPDLGPGGGELAKIAALGIKIRNGRAYHGVSLNVDMDLAPFLGINPCGYEGLRTVDMAACGVRRLPTDVGDALAHNLADAWRRRRSTL; this comes from the coding sequence GTGATCAAGTGGCTCGCGCGGCCGGCGGACTATCTGCCGGTCTGGCAGGACATGCAGGCGTATACCTCGCTGCGCGGCGCCGATACGCCTGACGAGATCTGGCTTTGCGAGCACGCGCCGGTCTACACGCTGGGCCAGGCCGGCCTGCCGCAACATGTGCTGAACCCCGGCAACATCCCCATCGTTCATTGCGACCGTGGCGGCCAGGTGACTTATCACGGCCCCGGGCAGGTCATGGCGTACGCGCTGTTCGACCTGCGCCGTGTGGATATGTACGTGAAGGAATACGTCACGCTGCTTGAAGGCGCCGTGATCGACACGCTGACGCAGCATGGCGTGGACGGCGCCTGTCGCAAGCCCGGCGCGCCGGGCGTGTACGTGCCGGATCCCGATCTGGGCCCCGGCGGTGGCGAACTGGCCAAGATCGCCGCGCTGGGCATCAAGATCCGCAACGGGCGCGCCTATCATGGCGTGTCGCTGAACGTGGACATGGACCTGGCCCCTTTCCTGGGCATCAACCCCTGCGGCTACGAAGGGCTGCGCACCGTTGACATGGCGGCCTGCGGCGTGCGCCGCTTGCCCACCGACGTGGGCGACGCGCTGGCGCACAATCTGGCGGACGCCTGGCGTCGCAGAAGGAGCACGCTTTGA
- the rfbA gene encoding glucose-1-phosphate thymidylyltransferase RfbA codes for MTRKGIVLAGGSGARLHPATLAISKQLLPVFDKPMIYYPLSTLMLAGIRDILIISTPQDTPRFQQLLQDGSQWGLNLQYAIQPSPDGLAQAFLIGAHFIGQGQCALVLGDNIFYGHELPKLLERANARREGATVFTYHVQDPQRYGVAEFNQDGKVMSIEEKPAQPRSNYAVTGLYFYDNDVIDIARDIQPSARGELEITDVNQRYLEQGSLNVEIMGRGFAWLDTGTHESLLEASQFIATLEHRQGLKVACLEEIAYRQQWITAEALSRLAAPLSKSGYGQYLNRILKDKVF; via the coding sequence ATGACACGCAAAGGTATTGTGCTGGCCGGCGGTTCGGGCGCCCGCCTGCATCCAGCCACGCTCGCGATCAGCAAGCAATTGCTGCCTGTTTTCGACAAGCCGATGATCTACTATCCGCTCAGCACGCTGATGCTGGCAGGTATACGTGACATTCTGATCATCTCCACGCCGCAGGACACCCCACGTTTCCAGCAACTGCTGCAAGATGGGTCGCAATGGGGCTTGAACCTGCAATACGCCATCCAGCCTTCGCCCGACGGCCTGGCACAAGCCTTTCTGATCGGCGCTCACTTCATTGGCCAAGGGCAGTGCGCGCTGGTGTTGGGCGACAATATTTTCTATGGTCATGAACTGCCCAAACTGCTTGAGCGTGCCAACGCGCGCAGGGAAGGCGCCACCGTGTTTACCTACCATGTCCAGGATCCGCAACGCTATGGCGTGGCCGAGTTCAACCAGGATGGCAAGGTGATGTCCATTGAAGAGAAGCCCGCCCAGCCGCGTTCCAACTACGCTGTGACCGGCTTGTATTTCTACGACAACGACGTGATCGACATCGCCCGAGACATTCAGCCCTCTGCACGCGGCGAGCTCGAGATCACGGACGTGAACCAGCGCTACCTGGAGCAGGGCTCGCTCAACGTGGAAATCATGGGCCGCGGCTTCGCCTGGTTGGATACCGGCACGCACGAATCGTTGCTGGAGGCTAGTCAGTTCATTGCCACGCTGGAGCATCGGCAAGGATTGAAAGTGGCATGCCTGGAAGAGATCGCTTATCGCCAGCAATGGATCACTGCCGAAGCGCTGTCACGGCTGGCTGCGCCGTTGTCCAAAAGCGGCTACGGCCAATACCTGAATCGCATCCTGAAGGACAAGGTGTTCTGA
- the rfbC gene encoding dTDP-4-dehydrorhamnose 3,5-epimerase — MKAIAQTLPEVLLLEPRVFSDARGFFFESFNERTFEAATGLQRHFVQDNHSRSLRGVLRGLHYQLERPQGKLVRVCVGEIFDVAVDVRRASPTFGQWVGTHLSAENKRQMWIPEGYAHGFLTLSESAEVLYRTTDYYTPELERCIRWDDPDLAIAWPGGETPLLSQKDHHGASLKTAQLD; from the coding sequence ATGAAAGCCATTGCGCAAACCCTGCCCGAGGTGCTGCTGCTTGAGCCACGTGTGTTCAGCGATGCGCGCGGGTTTTTTTTTGAGAGCTTCAATGAACGCACCTTTGAAGCCGCCACCGGTTTGCAGCGTCACTTCGTGCAGGACAATCATTCGCGCTCGCTCCGCGGCGTGCTGCGCGGTTTGCACTATCAGCTTGAACGCCCACAGGGCAAGCTTGTGCGCGTCTGCGTGGGAGAAATCTTCGATGTGGCGGTTGACGTGCGGCGCGCATCACCCACGTTTGGCCAATGGGTGGGTACACACCTTAGCGCGGAGAACAAACGCCAAATGTGGATACCCGAAGGATATGCACATGGCTTTCTGACACTGTCCGAGTCGGCCGAGGTGCTATATCGGACCACGGACTACTACACGCCGGAGCTTGAACGCTGTATCCGGTGGGATGACCCCGATCTGGCTATAGCCTGGCCTGGCGGTGAAACGCCGTTACTGTCCCAAAAGGACCATCACGGCGCGTCCCTGAAAACCGCACAACTGGATTGA
- a CDS encoding cob(I)yrinic acid a,c-diamide adenosyltransferase, with the protein MANRLSVIATRTGDDGTTGLGDGSRTPKDAPRIAALGDVDELNSVIGVLLTEALPPEISIDLVAIQHHLFDMGAELCIPGHTAVTDEQVALLDTRLAHYNATLTPLREFILPGGTRAAAQAHVARTVCRRAERAVVALAAEEPVNAPVRQYLNRLSDLMFVLARCINQHEGQKDTFWAGAQARR; encoded by the coding sequence ATGGCCAACCGCTTATCTGTCATTGCTACCCGCACGGGGGACGACGGCACCACGGGCCTGGGGGACGGATCACGCACGCCCAAGGACGCCCCGCGCATCGCGGCATTGGGGGATGTAGACGAACTAAACAGCGTCATCGGTGTGCTGCTGACTGAAGCGCTTCCCCCCGAAATCTCGATTGATCTAGTGGCAATTCAACACCACCTCTTCGACATGGGCGCGGAACTTTGCATTCCCGGCCACACCGCAGTCACCGACGAACAGGTCGCCCTGTTGGACACGCGCCTGGCGCATTACAACGCCACGCTAACGCCCTTGCGAGAATTCATCCTACCCGGCGGAACCCGCGCGGCTGCCCAAGCGCACGTGGCGCGCACCGTATGCAGGCGGGCGGAGCGGGCGGTGGTGGCGCTGGCGGCGGAGGAGCCAGTGAATGCGCCGGTCAGGCAGTATCTGAACCGGTTGTCGGATCTGATGTTTGTACTGGCGCGTTGTATAAACCAGCATGAAGGTCAGAAAGATACATTCTGGGCGGGCGCCCAGGCGCGCCGATAG
- a CDS encoding D-amino acid aminotransferase: MIPGVPGESQVYLNGEFLRVDEAKISVLDRGFIFGDGIYEVVPVYQGKAFRMAEHLNRLDRSLAALRIAQPFDRAGWVSLIEQLLARTTLDTCIVYLQVTRGVAKRDHQFPATPVTPTVFGMISPWSPPPAAQRTQGLAAISIPDERWLHCEIKSVSLLGNVLAKQQAVDANADEVVQFRDGYLTEGSSTNIWVVSGGKLLAPPKNNLILEGIRYGLMGELAEAAGIPFESRRISQQEVESADELMLSSATKEVLAIVTLDGKPVGSGKPGPVFEQLRAGYDARIAAL; encoded by the coding sequence ATGATTCCGGGCGTGCCGGGCGAAAGCCAGGTGTATCTCAACGGTGAGTTCCTGCGCGTGGATGAGGCCAAAATCTCTGTCCTCGACCGCGGCTTTATTTTTGGCGACGGCATCTACGAAGTCGTCCCCGTGTATCAGGGCAAGGCGTTCCGCATGGCCGAGCACCTGAATCGTCTGGACCGCAGCCTGGCGGCCCTGCGGATTGCGCAGCCGTTTGACCGCGCGGGCTGGGTCAGCCTGATTGAACAGTTGTTGGCGCGCACCACGCTGGACACCTGCATCGTGTACTTGCAGGTCACGCGCGGCGTTGCCAAGCGCGACCATCAATTTCCCGCCACGCCGGTCACGCCCACCGTGTTCGGCATGATCTCTCCGTGGTCGCCGCCACCCGCCGCGCAACGCACCCAGGGCTTGGCCGCCATCAGCATTCCCGACGAACGCTGGCTGCATTGCGAGATCAAGTCGGTGTCGCTGTTGGGTAACGTGCTGGCCAAGCAGCAGGCGGTGGATGCGAACGCCGACGAAGTCGTGCAGTTTCGCGATGGCTACCTGACCGAAGGCTCGTCCACCAACATCTGGGTCGTGTCAGGCGGCAAGCTGCTGGCGCCGCCCAAGAACAACCTGATCCTGGAAGGCATCCGCTACGGCCTGATGGGCGAATTGGCCGAAGCAGCGGGCATCCCGTTCGAGTCGCGCCGCATCAGCCAGCAAGAGGTGGAATCCGCCGACGAGTTGATGCTGTCTTCGGCCACCAAGGAAGTGCTGGCTATCGTCACCCTTGACGGAAAGCCGGTGGGTTCGGGCAAGCCCGGCCCTGTTTTTGAGCAGTTGCGAGCGGGTTATGATGCCCGCATCGCCGCGCTGTAA